A stretch of the Chlamydia pecorum E58 genome encodes the following:
- the rpoC gene encoding DNA-directed RNA polymerase subunit beta' — protein MFGENSRDISALVKEGLFDKLEIGIASDITIRDKWSCGEIKKPETINYRTFKPEKGGLFCEKIFGPTKDWECCCGKYKKIKHKGIVCDRCGVEVTLSKVRRERMAHIELAVPIVHIWFFKTTPSRIGNVLGMTASDLERVIYYEEYVVIDPGKTDLTKKQLLNDVQYREVVERWGKDAFVAKMGGEAVYDLLKSEDLQSLLKELKERLRKTKSQQARMKLAKRLKIIEGFVSSSNNAEWMVLKNIPVVPPDLRPLVPLDGGRFATSDLNDLYRRVINRNNRLKAILRLKTPEVIVRNEKRMLQEAVDALFDNGRHGHPVMGAGNRPLKSLSEMLKGKNGRFRQNLLGKRVDYSGRSVIIVGPELKFNQCGLPKEMALELFEPFIIKRLKDLGSVYTIRSAKKMIQRGAPEVWDVLEEIIKGHPVLLNRAPTLHRLGIQAFEPVLIEGKAIRVHPLVCAAFNADFDGDQMAVHVPLSIEAQLEAKVLMMAPDNIFLPSSGKPVAIPSKDMTLGLYYLMADPTYFPEDHGEKTKVFKDVTEVLRALNNGGFLDETLENRRDETGRGIHIHEKIKVRIDGQIIETTPGRVLFNRIVPKELGFQNYSMPSKRISELILQCYKKVGLEATVRFLDDLKDLGFAQATKAAISMGLKDVRIPEVKEEVLKDAYSKVAIVRKQYEDGIITDGERHSKTISIWTEVSEQLSNALYVEISKQVHSKHNPLFLMIDSGARGNRSQLKQLGALRGLMAKPNGAIIESPITSNFREGLTVLEYSISSHGARKGLADTALKTADSGYLTRRLVDVAQDVIITERDCGTLNHIEVSAVRQGSEELLPLKDRIYGRTLAEDIYQPGDKSKLLAQNGDVLTSAQAEAIDDFGIESIKIRSTLTCESRRGVCAKCYGLNLANGRLIGLGEAVGIIAAQSIGEPGTQLTMRTFHLGGIAATSSTPELVASYDGVLVYTDLRFVKGQDGNNLVLNKMGAVHIVRDEGRSLEEYKKLLSTKSIESLETFPVELGVKILVEDGESVSRGQKIAEVELHNIPIICDKPGFVKYEDLVEGISTEKVTNKNTGLVELIVKQHRGELHPQIAIYSDQDFSELVGTYAIPSGAIISVEEGQQVDAGMLLARLPRGAIKTKDITGGLPRVAELVEARKPEDAADIAKIDGIVDFKGIQKNKRILVVRDESTGMEEEHLIPLTKHMIVQRGDSVIKGQQLTDGLVVPHEILEICGVRELQKYLVNEVQEVYRLQGVDINDKHIEIIVRQMLQKIRITDPGDTTFLFGEDVNKKEFYEENRRTEEDGGKPAQAVPVLLGITKASLGTESFISAASFQDTTRVLTDAACSSKTDYLLGFKENVIMGHMIPGGTGFETHKRIKHYLEKEQEDLVFDFVSESECTC, from the coding sequence ATGTTCGGAGAAAATTCTCGAGACATTTCAGCCTTAGTTAAGGAAGGGCTGTTTGATAAATTAGAAATAGGTATTGCTTCAGATATTACAATTCGAGATAAGTGGTCATGTGGAGAGATTAAAAAGCCCGAAACAATAAACTACCGTACATTTAAGCCTGAAAAGGGTGGTTTGTTCTGTGAGAAAATTTTCGGTCCTACGAAGGATTGGGAATGCTGTTGTGGGAAGTATAAGAAGATTAAACACAAGGGAATTGTTTGCGATCGCTGTGGTGTAGAGGTTACTCTATCTAAGGTTCGTCGTGAGCGTATGGCGCATATCGAATTAGCTGTGCCCATTGTGCATATTTGGTTTTTCAAAACCACCCCCTCTAGAATTGGTAATGTTTTGGGAATGACAGCTTCTGATCTAGAGCGTGTAATCTACTACGAAGAATATGTAGTTATTGATCCGGGCAAGACAGATTTGACAAAAAAACAGCTTTTAAATGATGTGCAATATCGTGAAGTTGTTGAGCGTTGGGGTAAAGATGCTTTTGTCGCCAAAATGGGGGGAGAAGCAGTTTATGATCTTTTAAAATCAGAAGATCTCCAGAGTTTACTCAAAGAGCTGAAGGAGCGTTTACGTAAAACTAAATCACAGCAAGCACGAATGAAGCTTGCAAAACGTTTGAAGATTATTGAAGGATTTGTTTCTTCTTCTAATAACGCTGAGTGGATGGTTTTAAAAAATATTCCTGTAGTTCCACCTGATCTTCGTCCTTTAGTTCCTTTAGATGGGGGACGGTTTGCTACCTCAGATTTAAATGATTTGTATCGTCGTGTGATTAATCGTAATAATCGTTTAAAAGCGATTTTACGTTTAAAAACTCCAGAAGTTATCGTGAGAAATGAAAAGCGTATGCTGCAAGAAGCTGTAGATGCGCTGTTTGATAACGGACGTCATGGGCACCCTGTAATGGGAGCTGGAAATCGTCCTTTAAAATCTCTTTCAGAAATGTTGAAAGGAAAGAATGGGCGTTTTCGTCAAAATCTTTTAGGAAAGCGTGTAGACTATTCCGGACGTTCTGTAATTATTGTTGGCCCAGAGTTAAAGTTCAACCAATGTGGTCTTCCTAAGGAAATGGCTTTAGAGTTATTTGAGCCATTTATTATTAAACGACTGAAAGACTTGGGAAGTGTGTATACTATTCGCTCTGCGAAGAAAATGATTCAACGTGGGGCTCCTGAAGTGTGGGATGTTTTAGAGGAGATCATTAAAGGGCATCCCGTACTTTTAAACCGAGCGCCGACACTTCACCGTTTGGGAATCCAAGCATTTGAGCCTGTATTGATCGAAGGTAAAGCAATCCGAGTTCATCCTTTGGTTTGTGCTGCTTTTAACGCAGACTTTGATGGAGACCAGATGGCTGTTCACGTGCCTTTATCTATAGAGGCACAGCTAGAGGCTAAAGTTTTAATGATGGCTCCAGATAATATTTTTCTTCCTTCTTCTGGAAAGCCTGTAGCGATTCCTTCTAAGGACATGACTTTAGGGTTGTATTACCTTATGGCAGATCCTACGTATTTCCCTGAGGATCACGGTGAGAAAACGAAGGTCTTTAAAGATGTAACAGAGGTTCTAAGAGCGCTAAATAACGGTGGATTTTTAGACGAAACTTTAGAAAATCGTCGTGATGAAACAGGACGAGGGATTCATATCCATGAAAAGATAAAAGTCCGTATTGATGGCCAGATTATTGAAACCACCCCAGGAAGGGTGTTGTTTAATAGGATCGTTCCTAAAGAGTTAGGATTCCAAAATTATAGTATGCCAAGCAAACGGATCAGTGAGCTGATTTTGCAGTGTTATAAAAAAGTTGGTCTTGAAGCTACGGTGCGTTTCCTAGATGACTTGAAGGATCTTGGCTTTGCTCAAGCAACAAAAGCTGCGATTTCTATGGGATTGAAAGATGTTAGAATCCCAGAAGTTAAAGAAGAAGTGCTCAAGGATGCATATAGTAAGGTTGCTATTGTTAGAAAGCAGTATGAAGATGGGATTATTACAGATGGAGAGCGTCATTCTAAAACGATTAGTATTTGGACTGAGGTTTCAGAACAGCTTTCTAACGCGCTTTACGTAGAAATCAGTAAGCAAGTTCATAGTAAGCATAATCCTTTGTTCTTAATGATTGACTCTGGAGCTAGAGGAAACCGTTCTCAGCTGAAGCAGTTGGGGGCATTACGGGGATTGATGGCGAAGCCGAACGGAGCAATTATTGAATCTCCGATTACTTCGAATTTCCGAGAAGGATTGACTGTTTTAGAGTATTCGATTTCATCTCACGGAGCGCGTAAAGGTTTAGCCGATACAGCGTTGAAAACTGCGGATTCTGGGTATCTAACGCGAAGGCTTGTTGATGTTGCTCAGGATGTTATCATTACGGAAAGAGACTGCGGAACATTGAACCATATTGAGGTATCTGCTGTTCGTCAGGGATCTGAAGAGCTTTTGCCTTTGAAAGACCGTATTTATGGCCGTACTCTGGCTGAAGACATCTATCAACCAGGAGATAAAAGTAAGCTATTGGCTCAAAATGGCGATGTGCTAACTTCTGCACAGGCTGAGGCTATTGACGACTTTGGAATTGAATCGATAAAAATTCGCTCTACATTAACTTGTGAAAGTCGTCGTGGTGTATGTGCGAAATGTTATGGCTTGAATCTGGCTAATGGTAGACTTATTGGCTTAGGAGAGGCTGTAGGAATTATTGCTGCACAATCTATTGGGGAGCCTGGAACGCAGTTAACAATGAGAACGTTTCACCTTGGAGGTATTGCTGCAACATCTTCAACTCCTGAGCTCGTTGCTAGCTATGATGGGGTATTGGTTTATACTGACCTAAGATTTGTTAAAGGACAGGATGGAAATAATTTAGTCCTGAATAAGATGGGGGCAGTGCATATTGTCCGCGATGAGGGCCGTAGTCTTGAAGAATACAAGAAACTTTTAAGTACAAAATCTATAGAAAGTTTGGAAACTTTCCCTGTAGAGCTTGGAGTAAAGATTCTTGTAGAGGATGGAGAGAGTGTATCTCGAGGGCAGAAGATAGCAGAGGTTGAGTTACATAACATTCCTATTATCTGCGATAAGCCAGGATTTGTAAAATATGAAGACTTGGTTGAAGGAATTTCTACAGAGAAGGTAACAAATAAAAATACTGGGCTTGTAGAATTGATTGTGAAGCAGCATCGAGGGGAGCTACACCCTCAAATTGCTATTTATAGTGATCAAGATTTTTCAGAACTTGTAGGAACTTATGCTATCCCTTCTGGAGCTATTATTTCTGTAGAAGAAGGCCAGCAAGTTGATGCTGGAATGCTTTTGGCTAGACTCCCTCGTGGCGCGATTAAGACAAAAGACATTACTGGTGGTTTGCCTAGAGTTGCAGAATTGGTCGAAGCTCGTAAACCTGAAGATGCTGCAGACATTGCAAAAATCGATGGGATTGTTGACTTTAAGGGAATCCAGAAAAATAAACGTATTCTTGTAGTTCGGGACGAGAGTACAGGCATGGAAGAAGAACACTTGATTCCGCTAACAAAGCACATGATAGTTCAGCGTGGCGATAGTGTGATTAAAGGACAGCAACTTACTGATGGCTTAGTAGTTCCTCATGAGATTCTGGAAATTTGCGGTGTTCGCGAGTTGCAAAAATATCTCGTGAATGAGGTTCAAGAGGTATATCGTCTGCAGGGTGTGGATATTAACGATAAGCACATAGAAATTATCGTGCGACAAATGCTACAAAAGATCCGTATTACCGATCCAGGTGATACAACATTCCTTTTTGGCGAAGATGTTAATAAAAAAGAGTTTTACGAAGAGAACCGCCGTACAGAAGAAGATGGAGGCAAGCCAGCGCAGGCAGTTCCTGTGTTGTTAGGAATTACTAAGGCTTCATTAGGAACAGAATCCTTTATTTCCGCTGCCTCATTCCAAGATACTACACGTGTATTGACGGATGCCGCATGCAGTAGTAAGACAGACTATTTATTAGGCTTCAAGGAAAATGTAATTATGGGGCACATGATTCCTGGAGGTACGGGATTTGAAACTCATAAGCGAATAAAACACTACTTAGAGAAAGAACAAGAGGATCTCGTTTTTGATTTTGTCAGCGAATCTGAATGTACTTGTTAG
- the rpoB gene encoding DNA-directed RNA polymerase subunit beta, with product MFKSPHRVSVKQKEDVLDLPNLIEVQIKSYKQFLQIGKLAEERENVGLEEVFREIFPIKSYNEATILEYLSYNLGVPKYSPEECIRRGITYSVTLKVRFRLTDETGIKEEEVYMGTIPIMTDKGTFIINGAERVVVSQVHRSPGINFEQEKHSKGSILFSFRIIPYRGSWLEAIFDVNDLIYIHIDRKKRRRKILAMTFIRALGYSSDADIIEEFFQIEENSLRSEKDFTLLVGKVLADNVIDETSSLVYGKAGEKLSTAMLKRMLDAGIASLKIAVGADENHPIIKMLAKDPTDSYESALKDFYRRLRPGEPATLANARSTIMRLFFDPKRYNLGRVGRYKLNCKLGFPIDDETLSQVTLRKEDVIGALKYLIRLKMGDEKATVDDIDHLANRRVRSVGELIQNQCRAGLARMEKIVRERMNLFDFSSDTLTPGKVVSAKGLASVLKDFFGRSQLSQFMDQTNPVAELTHKRRLSALGPGGLNRERAGFEVRDVHSSHYGRICPIETPEGPNIGLISSLSAFAKINEFGFIETPYRIVRDGVVTDEIEYMAANVEEECVIAQASASLDEFNMFTEPLCWARYRGEAFEADTSTVTHMDVSPKQLVSIVTGLIPFLEHDDANRALMGSNMQRQAVPLLKTETPIVGTGLEARAAKDSGAIVVVEEDGVVEYVDGYKVVVAAKYNPTIKRTYHLKKFLRSNSGTCINQRPLCSVGDVVTKGDVIADGPATDRGELALGKNVLVAFMPWYGYNFEDAIIISEKLIKNDAYTSIYIEEFELTARDTKLGKEEITRDIPNVSEEILANLGEDGIIRIGAEVKPGDILVGKITPKSETELAPEERLLRAIFGEKAADVKDASLTVPPGTEGVVMDVKVFSRKDRLSKSDDELIEEAVHLKDLQKNYKNQVAALKTEYREKIGALLFNEKAPAAIIHRRTADVLVHEGTIFDQEIIEILEKEALVDLLMPPCEIYDVLKGMLSDYETALQSLEVNYKTEIEHIREGDADLDHGVIRQVKVYVASKRKLQVGDKMAGRHGNKGVVSKIVPEADMPYLSNGETVQMILNPLGVPSRMNLGQVLETHLGYAAKTAGIYVKTPVFEGFPESRIWDMMIEQGLPADGKSFLYDGKTGERFDNRVVIGYIYMLKLSHLIADKIHARSIGPYSLVTQQPLGGKAQMGGQRFGEMEVWALEAYGVAHLLQEILTVKSDDVSGRTRIYESIVKGENLLRSGTPESFNVLIKEMQGLGLDVRPMVVDA from the coding sequence ATGTTCAAGAGCCCTCATCGGGTCAGTGTTAAACAGAAGGAAGATGTCTTAGATCTTCCTAACCTTATTGAAGTTCAAATAAAATCTTATAAGCAATTTCTTCAGATTGGCAAGCTAGCAGAGGAAAGAGAGAATGTTGGCTTAGAAGAAGTCTTTAGAGAAATCTTCCCTATTAAATCCTACAATGAAGCTACAATTTTAGAATACCTTTCTTATAATTTAGGTGTGCCTAAGTATTCTCCTGAAGAATGTATTCGTAGGGGAATTACTTATAGTGTAACTTTGAAAGTTCGTTTTCGTCTTACAGATGAAACTGGGATTAAAGAAGAAGAGGTCTATATGGGAACAATTCCCATAATGACTGATAAAGGAACTTTTATTATTAACGGTGCTGAGCGGGTTGTGGTTTCTCAGGTGCATCGTTCTCCTGGAATCAATTTTGAGCAAGAAAAGCACTCTAAAGGAAGTATTCTATTTTCCTTTAGAATCATTCCTTATAGAGGAAGTTGGTTAGAAGCTATTTTTGATGTCAACGATCTTATCTATATTCATATTGATAGGAAAAAGCGACGAAGAAAGATCTTGGCTATGACCTTCATAAGAGCTTTGGGCTACTCTTCTGACGCTGATATCATAGAAGAATTTTTCCAAATTGAGGAAAACTCTTTAAGAAGTGAAAAAGACTTTACACTTCTTGTTGGGAAAGTTTTAGCTGATAATGTTATTGATGAGACCTCTTCTCTTGTTTATGGCAAGGCTGGAGAAAAACTCAGTACAGCTATGCTTAAGCGTATGTTAGATGCAGGCATAGCTTCCTTAAAAATTGCTGTAGGAGCAGATGAAAATCACCCTATCATCAAGATGTTGGCAAAAGATCCAACGGACTCCTACGAATCTGCTCTTAAAGATTTTTATCGTAGATTACGCCCAGGTGAGCCTGCAACTCTTGCTAATGCACGATCTACGATCATGCGATTATTTTTTGATCCTAAACGGTATAATTTAGGTCGTGTAGGGCGGTATAAGCTAAATTGCAAGCTAGGTTTTCCTATAGATGATGAGACGCTCTCTCAGGTAACTTTGCGGAAAGAAGATGTTATCGGTGCCTTGAAGTACTTAATTCGTTTGAAAATGGGTGATGAAAAGGCTACGGTAGATGATATTGACCACTTAGCAAACCGGCGTGTTCGTTCTGTGGGTGAGCTTATCCAAAATCAGTGCCGTGCTGGTTTAGCTAGAATGGAAAAGATTGTTCGAGAGAGAATGAATCTTTTCGATTTTTCTTCTGATACTTTGACCCCTGGAAAAGTTGTTTCTGCAAAAGGGCTTGCAAGCGTACTTAAAGATTTTTTTGGGCGCTCTCAGCTATCTCAATTTATGGATCAAACTAACCCTGTAGCAGAGCTTACTCACAAGCGTCGTTTATCTGCTTTAGGACCTGGAGGGTTGAATAGAGAGCGTGCAGGATTTGAAGTCCGAGACGTTCACTCTAGTCATTACGGACGTATTTGCCCTATTGAAACTCCAGAAGGGCCAAATATTGGTTTGATTTCTTCTCTTTCTGCCTTTGCGAAAATTAATGAGTTTGGATTTATTGAAACTCCGTATCGTATCGTGCGTGACGGAGTTGTGACAGATGAAATTGAATATATGGCAGCCAATGTAGAAGAGGAGTGCGTAATAGCTCAGGCTTCTGCAAGTTTAGATGAATTTAATATGTTCACAGAGCCTTTGTGTTGGGCTCGTTATCGTGGGGAAGCTTTTGAAGCAGATACGTCTACAGTCACGCATATGGATGTTTCTCCTAAGCAGCTGGTATCTATCGTTACTGGCTTAATTCCCTTCTTAGAGCATGATGACGCGAACCGAGCCTTGATGGGATCAAACATGCAGAGGCAAGCAGTGCCTTTGTTAAAAACAGAAACGCCAATAGTTGGTACTGGATTAGAAGCGCGTGCAGCGAAAGATTCCGGGGCTATCGTCGTCGTAGAGGAGGATGGCGTGGTTGAGTATGTTGACGGATATAAGGTTGTTGTTGCAGCAAAGTATAATCCGACAATTAAGCGTACGTACCATCTGAAAAAGTTCTTAAGATCTAATTCTGGGACGTGTATTAATCAAAGGCCTTTGTGTTCTGTCGGTGACGTTGTGACCAAAGGGGATGTAATAGCAGATGGACCAGCTACGGATCGTGGAGAGCTTGCTTTGGGGAAAAATGTTCTGGTTGCATTCATGCCCTGGTATGGATACAACTTCGAAGATGCGATTATTATCTCTGAAAAGCTCATTAAAAATGATGCTTATACTTCGATTTACATTGAAGAGTTTGAGTTAACCGCTCGTGATACAAAGCTAGGTAAGGAAGAGATCACTAGAGATATTCCTAATGTGTCCGAAGAGATTTTGGCGAATCTTGGTGAGGATGGGATTATCCGTATTGGCGCGGAAGTGAAGCCTGGAGATATTTTAGTTGGAAAAATCACTCCAAAATCTGAAACAGAATTAGCTCCAGAGGAGCGGTTGCTTAGGGCTATTTTTGGAGAAAAAGCTGCAGATGTGAAAGACGCTTCTCTTACAGTGCCTCCAGGGACTGAAGGCGTTGTCATGGATGTAAAAGTCTTTAGTCGCAAAGATAGATTGTCGAAAAGCGATGATGAGCTTATTGAAGAGGCTGTACATCTTAAGGACTTGCAGAAAAACTATAAAAATCAAGTTGCCGCACTTAAAACCGAATATCGCGAAAAGATTGGGGCTCTTTTATTTAATGAAAAAGCTCCAGCTGCCATTATTCATCGTCGCACAGCAGATGTGTTGGTTCACGAAGGAACGATTTTTGATCAGGAGATCATAGAGATTCTTGAGAAGGAGGCTTTAGTTGATCTTCTTATGCCTCCATGTGAGATCTACGATGTTTTGAAGGGAATGTTGTCTGACTATGAAACAGCATTACAAAGTTTAGAAGTAAATTATAAAACTGAGATTGAGCACATTCGTGAAGGAGATGCAGACCTTGATCATGGTGTAATTCGCCAGGTGAAAGTCTATGTTGCTTCAAAGCGTAAACTGCAAGTCGGAGATAAAATGGCTGGGCGCCATGGAAATAAGGGTGTGGTATCGAAAATTGTTCCAGAAGCAGATATGCCATATCTTTCCAATGGTGAAACCGTTCAAATGATTCTCAATCCTCTTGGGGTGCCTTCTAGGATGAACCTCGGGCAAGTATTAGAGACGCACTTAGGTTATGCAGCGAAAACTGCAGGAATTTATGTGAAGACCCCAGTATTTGAAGGATTTCCTGAGAGTCGCATCTGGGATATGATGATAGAGCAGGGGCTTCCTGCAGATGGAAAGTCTTTCTTGTATGATGGAAAGACCGGTGAACGATTCGATAATAGAGTTGTTATCGGTTATATTTATATGTTAAAACTTAGCCACTTAATTGCGGATAAGATTCACGCAAGGTCTATTGGGCCATACTCTTTAGTTACACAACAACCTTTGGGTGGAAAAGCTCAGATGGGAGGACAGAGATTTGGAGAAATGGAGGTTTGGGCCTTGGAAGCTTATGGCGTGGCTCACTTACTTCAGGAAATTTTAACAGTAAAATCTGATGATGTTTCCGGAAGGACAAGGATTTATGAATCCATTGTTAAGGGAGAGAATCTCTTAAGATCAGGAACTCCTGAGTCGTTTAATGTGTTAATCAAAGAAATGCAAGGCTTAGGACTTGATGTTCGTCCTATGGTAGTAGACGCTTAA
- the rplL gene encoding 50S ribosomal protein L7/L12 has protein sequence MTTESLETLVETLSNLTVLELSQLKKLLEEKWDVTAAAPVMAIAGAGAAAGGDAASAEPTEFAVILEDVPADKKIGVLKVVREITGLALKEAKEMTEGLPKTVKEKTSKLDAEETVKKLQEAGAKASFKGL, from the coding sequence GTGACAACAGAAAGTTTGGAGACTTTAGTGGAGACATTGAGCAACTTAACAGTGTTGGAGTTGTCTCAATTAAAAAAATTGTTAGAAGAAAAATGGGATGTTACAGCTGCTGCTCCTGTTATGGCTATTGCAGGTGCGGGTGCTGCTGCTGGGGGAGATGCTGCTTCTGCAGAGCCAACAGAGTTTGCTGTAATTTTAGAAGATGTTCCTGCGGATAAAAAAATTGGTGTGTTAAAAGTTGTTCGGGAAATTACCGGCTTGGCTTTAAAAGAAGCTAAAGAAATGACTGAAGGCTTGCCAAAAACCGTCAAAGAAAAAACTTCCAAGCTTGATGCTGAAGAAACAGTGAAGAAACTGCAAGAGGCTGGAGCAAAAGCTTCTTTTAAGGGGCTGTAG
- the rplJ gene encoding 50S ribosomal protein L10, translating into MKEEKKLLLQEVEEKISAAQGFIVLRYLGFTAAYARELRNSLFEVSAEFEVLKKRILFKALESQGVQYDCFNADGHLGVVFSYKDAVSAAKQVLDFNKQHGDSLVFLSGRIDNAFLSGEEVEAIAKLPSLKELRQQVVGILAAPMSQVVGVMGGALSGVLSCVEQKIEKTQE; encoded by the coding sequence ATGAAAGAAGAAAAAAAGTTGCTTTTACAGGAAGTAGAGGAAAAAATTTCTGCAGCCCAGGGGTTCATTGTATTGAGATATCTTGGATTTACAGCTGCATATGCTCGAGAGCTTCGTAACTCTCTCTTTGAAGTTTCTGCAGAGTTTGAAGTGCTAAAAAAGAGGATTCTTTTTAAGGCCCTTGAGTCTCAGGGAGTGCAATACGATTGTTTTAATGCTGATGGGCATCTTGGTGTTGTTTTTTCTTACAAGGATGCTGTTTCTGCTGCAAAGCAAGTATTAGATTTTAATAAACAGCATGGCGATTCTTTAGTTTTTCTCTCCGGAAGAATAGATAACGCTTTTCTTTCTGGTGAAGAGGTAGAAGCTATAGCGAAGTTGCCATCTCTTAAAGAACTCAGACAACAAGTTGTGGGTATTCTTGCTGCTCCGATGTCTCAAGTTGTTGGAGTTATGGGGGGTGCTCTTTCTGGAGTTCTCTCTTGCGTAGAGCAGAAAATAGAAAAAACTCAAGAGTAA
- the rplA gene encoding 50S ribosomal protein L1, translated as MTKHGKRIQGILKSYDFSKSYSLAEAIDILKQCPSVRFDQTVDISVKLGIDPKKSDQQIRGAVFLPNGTGKTLKILVFAAGEKAKEAVAAGADFVGSDEIIEQIKNGWLDFDVAVATPDMMREVGKLGKILGPRNLMPTPKAGTVTVDVVKAISELRKGKIEFKADRAGVCNAGVGKLSFDSAQIKENIEAFCHALIKAKPPAAKGQYLVSFTVSSTMGPGISIDTRELMAS; from the coding sequence ATGACCAAGCATGGAAAGCGCATACAAGGCATCTTAAAAAGTTATGATTTTTCAAAATCATATTCTTTGGCAGAGGCTATTGATATTTTGAAGCAGTGTCCTTCTGTTCGTTTTGATCAAACTGTAGATATCTCTGTAAAATTAGGTATTGATCCAAAGAAAAGCGATCAACAAATCCGTGGTGCTGTTTTCCTTCCAAATGGAACGGGAAAGACCTTAAAGATTTTGGTTTTTGCCGCAGGAGAGAAGGCGAAGGAAGCTGTAGCTGCAGGAGCTGATTTTGTGGGTAGTGATGAGATTATTGAGCAAATAAAGAATGGATGGTTAGACTTTGATGTTGCTGTTGCGACCCCGGATATGATGCGGGAAGTAGGAAAGCTGGGGAAAATTTTGGGGCCAAGAAATCTTATGCCTACCCCTAAAGCTGGAACTGTAACAGTCGATGTTGTTAAGGCTATTTCTGAGCTACGAAAAGGAAAGATTGAGTTTAAAGCAGATCGTGCTGGCGTATGTAATGCTGGCGTAGGGAAGCTTTCTTTTGACAGTGCTCAAATTAAAGAGAATATCGAAGCTTTTTGTCATGCTTTAATTAAAGCTAAACCTCCCGCAGCTAAAGGGCAGTATTTAGTGTCATTTACTGTTTCTTCTACTATGGGACCTGGGATTTCTATAGACACCAGGGAATTAATGGCGTCTTAA
- the rplK gene encoding 50S ribosomal protein L11: protein MSNKKVIKIIKLQIPGGKANPAPPIGPALGAAGVNIMGFCKEFNAATQDRPGDLLPVVITVYSDKTFTFITKQPPVSSLIKKALNLESGSKIPNRNKVGKLTQAQVAAIAEQKMKDMDILLPESARRMVEGTARSMGVEVE, encoded by the coding sequence ATGTCGAATAAAAAGGTAATCAAAATAATTAAATTGCAAATTCCCGGAGGAAAGGCAAACCCAGCGCCGCCTATTGGACCAGCTTTGGGTGCTGCAGGGGTAAATATTATGGGATTTTGCAAAGAGTTTAATGCTGCAACCCAAGATCGTCCTGGAGATCTTCTTCCAGTTGTGATTACCGTATATTCTGATAAAACTTTTACCTTTATCACAAAGCAACCTCCAGTGTCTTCTCTAATTAAAAAAGCTTTAAATTTAGAGTCTGGTTCTAAAATTCCTAATAGAAATAAGGTGGGAAAATTAACTCAAGCTCAGGTTGCTGCGATTGCAGAACAAAAGATGAAAGATATGGACATCCTTCTTCCTGAGTCTGCGAGACGAATGGTAGAAGGCACAGCCCGAAGTATGGGTGTAGAAGTAGAGTAA
- the nusG gene encoding transcription termination/antitermination protein NusG translates to MFKWYVVQVFTAQEKKVKKALEDFKESSGMAEFIQEIILPSENVMEVKKGEHKVVEKYIWPGYLLVKMHLTDDSWLYVKSTAGVVEFLGGAKPVALSEDEVRDILTDMEEKKAGVVQKHKFEVGSRVKINDGVFVNFIGVVSEVFHDKGRLSVMVSIFGRETRVDDLEFWQVEEVALGQESE, encoded by the coding sequence ATGTTTAAATGGTATGTCGTCCAAGTCTTTACGGCTCAAGAAAAAAAAGTGAAAAAAGCTTTAGAGGATTTTAAGGAATCCTCAGGAATGGCGGAATTTATACAAGAAATTATTTTGCCCAGCGAAAACGTTATGGAGGTTAAAAAGGGTGAGCATAAGGTTGTTGAAAAGTACATTTGGCCGGGATATCTCCTTGTTAAAATGCATCTTACAGATGACTCTTGGTTGTATGTAAAAAGTACCGCTGGTGTTGTAGAATTTCTTGGTGGAGCCAAACCCGTAGCGCTTTCAGAAGATGAAGTGAGAGATATTTTAACGGATATGGAAGAAAAGAAAGCTGGAGTTGTGCAGAAGCATAAGTTTGAGGTGGGATCTAGAGTCAAAATTAATGACGGAGTGTTTGTAAACTTTATTGGAGTCGTTTCCGAAGTTTTCCATGATAAAGGAAGATTGAGTGTGATGGTTTCTATTTTTGGTAGAGAAACACGGGTCGATGATTTGGAGTTTTGGCAGGTCGAAGAGGTTGCTTTAGGGCAAGAATCTGAATAA
- the secE gene encoding preprotein translocase subunit SecE, translated as MKQQNHREALSRKLATAKKQAKLAGSFLDEIKKIEWISKRNLKKYAKIVVISIFGFGFSIYCVDLTLRKLLTLMGSITSFLFG; from the coding sequence ATGAAGCAGCAAAATCATCGTGAAGCCCTTTCTCGTAAGTTAGCCACGGCTAAGAAGCAAGCTAAATTAGCAGGAAGCTTTTTAGATGAAATAAAAAAAATAGAGTGGATCAGCAAGAGAAATCTTAAAAAATATGCCAAAATCGTTGTGATAAGTATTTTTGGTTTTGGTTTCTCTATTTACTGTGTGGATCTTACCCTTCGTAAACTGCTTACGCTTATGGGTAGTATAACAAGCTTTTTGTTTGGTTAG